The following proteins are encoded in a genomic region of Sorangiineae bacterium MSr12523:
- a CDS encoding tetratricopeptide repeat protein: protein MTKRLLLGLALALLPACGGGAASSKPAAKAPVQRAAAPQSSAVTKMVQGALAAKEPSGRERAIQLFREAISIDPNLWEAHYDLGVVLALGGDLAGAEDALRKAQRLSPDTIEVVMALAEVEARRGENKDGAEILGDYLRRHPQAADVQARYVSALRDSGQVDKAMVQSRELLAKRPGDAAALAELALCHLAKGERDMASLLAQQARTANPKSAVAERVTGLVLLAAGDDARAFAAFAKAAQLDPQDTTARLNMGSVLLRAGAYPKAEEQYRAILAVSPEDGEAKIGLAAALRGQGSRERTEKWNDARSVLEGLLAREPHNVAALFNLAVLHVEFLKRPADARPLLTRFLADAPGDHPARPEAERYLASLKETPK, encoded by the coding sequence ATGACGAAGCGCCTGCTCCTCGGCCTAGCGCTCGCCCTCCTTCCCGCATGCGGGGGCGGAGCTGCCTCTTCGAAGCCGGCTGCGAAGGCGCCGGTGCAAAGAGCCGCGGCCCCGCAGTCCTCGGCGGTGACCAAAATGGTGCAGGGCGCGCTCGCCGCCAAAGAGCCGAGCGGGCGCGAACGCGCGATTCAGCTTTTTCGCGAGGCCATTTCGATCGACCCGAATTTGTGGGAAGCCCATTACGACCTCGGCGTGGTGCTCGCGCTCGGGGGCGATCTCGCGGGGGCCGAGGATGCGCTGCGAAAAGCGCAGCGGCTTTCGCCGGATACCATCGAGGTGGTGATGGCCCTGGCCGAGGTCGAAGCGCGGCGCGGGGAGAACAAGGACGGCGCCGAGATCCTCGGCGATTACCTGCGGCGCCATCCGCAGGCGGCGGACGTGCAGGCGCGCTACGTCTCGGCGCTGCGCGATTCGGGGCAAGTGGACAAAGCCATGGTTCAATCGCGCGAGCTCCTCGCCAAGCGGCCCGGCGACGCCGCGGCGTTGGCCGAACTCGCGTTGTGCCACCTCGCCAAGGGCGAGCGCGACATGGCATCGTTGCTTGCGCAACAAGCGCGCACGGCCAACCCGAAGAGCGCCGTCGCGGAGCGCGTCACGGGGCTCGTCCTTCTGGCGGCCGGTGACGACGCCCGCGCGTTTGCGGCGTTCGCGAAGGCCGCGCAGCTCGATCCGCAGGACACGACGGCACGCCTCAACATGGGCAGCGTCTTGCTTCGCGCGGGCGCGTACCCCAAGGCGGAGGAGCAGTACCGCGCCATCCTCGCGGTCTCGCCCGAGGACGGCGAAGCGAAAATCGGCCTCGCCGCCGCGCTTCGTGGCCAGGGAAGCCGCGAGCGCACGGAGAAATGGAACGATGCACGCTCCGTGCTGGAAGGCCTGCTCGCACGCGAGCCGCACAACGTGGCGGCGCTGTTCAACCTCGCCGTGCTGCACGTGGAATTCTTGAAGCGGCCGGCCGATGCGCGCCCGCTTCTCACGCGGTTTCTCGCGGATGCGCCGGGCGATCACCCCGCGCGCCCGGAGGCAGAACGGTACCTCGCGAGCCTGAAGGAGACGCCGAAATGA
- a CDS encoding outer membrane beta-barrel domain-containing protein, with the protein MRAGTGSAVSLLSMLAALGSALAVSSVAGEARAQCVDDELKAELVGGRHYRGVQDRLFTKAFRHEFSGMGGYYAADLYSSNWVVGGAYTFHFSEDLALEASVAFTRFRTDVTDSYERRYPQVQVQDRSDKPGRLYFGHLVWSFAYGKVRWAGGGITRFDFNAALGAGITDDTTSRGITGSFGLGTKWYFGKWFAIRLDVRDHILREVLVGEEHLVNDIIVTVGPSIFFPFGG; encoded by the coding sequence ATGCGCGCGGGGACCGGAAGTGCGGTGAGCCTCCTGTCCATGCTGGCTGCGTTGGGCAGTGCGTTGGCGGTGTCGAGCGTCGCGGGTGAGGCCCGCGCCCAATGCGTCGACGACGAGCTGAAGGCGGAGCTCGTCGGCGGCCGCCACTACCGCGGGGTGCAAGACCGGCTCTTCACGAAGGCCTTCCGGCACGAGTTTTCCGGCATGGGAGGATATTACGCAGCCGACCTGTACTCCTCGAACTGGGTCGTCGGCGGGGCGTACACCTTTCACTTCTCGGAGGACTTGGCCCTCGAGGCCAGCGTGGCCTTCACGCGCTTTCGCACGGACGTGACGGACAGCTACGAGCGCCGCTACCCGCAGGTCCAGGTGCAGGACCGCAGCGACAAGCCGGGGCGGCTGTACTTCGGGCATCTCGTGTGGTCGTTCGCCTATGGCAAGGTGCGGTGGGCCGGGGGCGGCATCACCCGGTTCGATTTCAACGCCGCACTGGGCGCGGGCATCACCGACGATACGACGTCGCGGGGCATCACCGGGAGCTTCGGCCTTGGCACGAAGTGGTACTTTGGGAAGTGGTTTGCCATCCGCCTCGACGTTCGCGATCACATTTTGAGGGAGGTGCTCGTGGGTGAGGAGCATCTGGTCAATGACATCATCGTCACCGTAGGCCCGAGTATTTTCTTCCCATTCGGGGGATGA
- a CDS encoding AgmX/PglI C-terminal domain-containing protein has protein sequence MAVATIPQHLRVSLTWGTTVLSVKTLALGQSFEPAEIPDGLEMSAVPVRGVAGGWEIDARGARSGFVRLRGRDEDALSIARSGVPIPIVPGDYGVLQYGLFALFFQYTDAPAKRIKGGWGIEALVLLAIFSSVVLHAGGIGLVRALTTPPPIAKPLELTSPEELAARFGLRRALQAEMAPAPSAADSGGSSGVKDPGVHDKKNQGGGRKIAGTEGKFGKKGPNDRTELDGEVHPRANFGGLSEVLSSDTGEEIKRTLKTINTVSDALSGLNASNVQLGGGTGTNLKGTGGGGGGYASAGTLFGAGTLNTGFGLGTGGGGGQGGGGVGGAGAGGRGAGGQGRGAGAGPGGGAGAGGGGGEARVSAGGNVASHGGLSPEQVRRVVEAHMGALRACYESEAQRNPNLRGGLSVSWQIDPTGAVPSASVASTTLSNARVEGCVVRQVRSWKFPTNDSPTNVSYPFKFGVGG, from the coding sequence ATGGCAGTAGCGACAATTCCCCAGCATCTGCGCGTATCCCTTACATGGGGTACGACCGTTCTCTCGGTGAAAACGTTGGCGCTGGGCCAATCGTTCGAGCCTGCGGAGATCCCCGACGGGCTCGAGATGAGCGCCGTGCCCGTGCGCGGTGTGGCCGGCGGCTGGGAAATCGATGCGCGCGGCGCGCGCTCGGGCTTCGTGCGGCTGCGGGGGCGCGACGAAGACGCCCTGTCCATCGCCCGAAGCGGCGTGCCCATTCCCATCGTGCCCGGCGACTACGGCGTCTTGCAGTACGGGCTTTTTGCGCTCTTCTTTCAATACACGGACGCACCCGCCAAGCGCATCAAGGGCGGTTGGGGCATCGAGGCGCTGGTGCTGCTCGCCATCTTTTCCAGCGTGGTGCTGCACGCGGGCGGCATCGGCTTGGTGCGTGCGCTCACCACGCCGCCGCCCATCGCAAAGCCCCTCGAGCTCACGAGCCCCGAGGAGCTCGCAGCTCGCTTCGGATTGCGGCGCGCGCTGCAAGCCGAAATGGCGCCGGCGCCGTCGGCCGCCGATTCGGGTGGGTCGTCGGGCGTGAAGGACCCGGGCGTGCACGACAAGAAGAACCAAGGCGGCGGACGCAAGATCGCGGGCACCGAGGGGAAGTTCGGCAAGAAGGGGCCGAACGACCGCACCGAGTTGGATGGCGAGGTGCACCCGCGTGCGAACTTCGGCGGCTTGAGCGAGGTGCTTTCGTCCGACACGGGCGAGGAGATCAAGCGCACGCTGAAGACGATCAACACGGTCTCCGACGCGCTCTCCGGATTGAACGCGAGCAACGTCCAGCTGGGCGGGGGAACGGGGACGAACCTCAAAGGCACCGGCGGTGGCGGCGGTGGCTACGCGTCCGCGGGTACCTTGTTCGGAGCGGGCACGCTCAACACGGGCTTCGGTCTCGGCACCGGTGGCGGCGGCGGCCAAGGCGGCGGGGGCGTGGGAGGCGCGGGCGCAGGCGGGCGTGGAGCCGGTGGACAGGGCCGCGGTGCGGGCGCGGGTCCTGGAGGCGGTGCAGGAGCAGGCGGCGGTGGCGGCGAAGCACGCGTTTCGGCCGGTGGCAACGTCGCCTCGCACGGCGGCCTCTCGCCCGAGCAAGTGCGGCGCGTGGTGGAGGCGCACATGGGCGCTCTGCGCGCGTGCTACGAAAGCGAAGCGCAGCGCAATCCCAACTTGCGAGGCGGCCTGTCCGTCTCCTGGCAGATCGATCCCACCGGCGCCGTGCCGAGCGCTTCGGTGGCATCGACCACGCTCAGCAACGCGCGGGTCGAAGGCTGCGTGGTGCGGCAGGTCCGCTCGTGGAAGTTCCCCACCAACGATTCCCCGACCAACGTGAGCTACCCGTTCAAATTCGGCGTCGGCGGCTGA
- a CDS encoding prepilin peptidase — translation MTLNEIPLWFSRTSVISFGLLWGSFLNVVIHRVPRELSVVRPGSHCPECEKPIAAYDNVPVLSYLVLRGRARCCGAKISPRYPLVEALAGALSLAIFELVVRTLPADTSLLHASAVYLVDLTLCLGLLAAAFIDAEYMYLPDAVTLGGTALAFVSAPLHGLPYLSSGIGAVSGFLLAWLPFTVLYKLVRGRSGMGLGDAKLLALAGAWFGPPTTLFVLFVGAIQASLWAGVVYLVRGKIEEPEAVKQDREELMRAAQDGDEEAKKLLDEDPLGKEPEGIGQSPIAFGPFLILGILEYLFLGDILLAWISPEY, via the coding sequence ATGACGTTGAACGAAATCCCTCTGTGGTTCTCCCGCACGTCGGTCATTTCATTCGGCCTGCTCTGGGGCAGCTTTCTCAATGTCGTCATTCACCGCGTTCCGCGCGAGCTCAGCGTGGTCCGCCCGGGGTCGCATTGCCCCGAGTGCGAAAAGCCCATCGCCGCGTACGACAACGTGCCGGTGCTGTCGTATCTCGTCCTACGTGGTCGAGCGCGCTGCTGCGGTGCCAAGATTAGCCCGCGCTATCCGCTGGTGGAGGCCCTCGCCGGGGCGCTTTCGCTCGCCATTTTCGAGCTGGTGGTGCGCACCCTTCCTGCGGACACCTCTCTTTTGCACGCGAGCGCCGTTTACCTGGTGGATCTCACGCTCTGCCTGGGGCTCCTCGCGGCCGCTTTCATCGATGCAGAGTACATGTATCTTCCCGACGCCGTGACGTTGGGGGGCACCGCGCTCGCGTTCGTCAGCGCGCCGCTTCACGGCCTGCCGTACCTCTCTTCGGGCATCGGCGCCGTTTCGGGCTTTCTCCTGGCCTGGCTGCCCTTCACGGTGCTCTACAAGCTGGTGCGCGGGCGCTCCGGCATGGGGCTCGGCGACGCCAAGCTTCTCGCGCTGGCCGGCGCATGGTTCGGCCCCCCGACGACGCTTTTCGTGCTGTTCGTCGGCGCCATCCAGGCCTCGCTCTGGGCGGGCGTCGTCTATCTGGTGCGCGGCAAAATCGAGGAGCCGGAGGCGGTGAAGCAAGACCGCGAGGAGCTCATGCGTGCCGCCCAAGACGGGGATGAAGAGGCGAAAAAGCTCCTCGACGAGGATCCTCTCGGCAAAGAGCCCGAGGGGATCGGTCAGTCGCCGATCGCCTTCGGGCCCTTTTTGATCCTGGGGATCCTCGAGTACTTGTTCCTCGGGGATATCCTTCTTGCCTGGATATCCCCGGAATACTGA
- a CDS encoding 3'-5' exonuclease: MSRAVADGCGCFPTGRHYAGIAHLLRAVVRGLAEEFAGDIDWSEIPVACVDVETTGRDASVDRVVEVGVVVGRHGEVIARYNWLINPGIPIPEEARAVHHISDDDVKDSPRFHEIAHEIAAALAGCIPAAYNAAFDRAFLVNEFGRAGHQPQADAKPCPALRRDVDWIDPLVWAREIHREEKSKALGEVAQRLGVALENAHRANDDAEAALRVLYRLAADVRVPRAYGAVMQEQRRLALLQSDERRFWKN, from the coding sequence ATGAGTAGGGCGGTAGCCGACGGGTGCGGCTGCTTTCCCACCGGACGACACTACGCGGGCATCGCGCACCTTCTTCGAGCCGTCGTGCGCGGCCTCGCGGAGGAGTTCGCGGGCGACATCGATTGGTCCGAGATCCCCGTGGCCTGCGTCGACGTGGAAACCACCGGGCGCGATGCATCGGTGGATCGCGTCGTGGAGGTCGGCGTGGTCGTCGGCCGGCATGGTGAGGTGATCGCGCGCTACAATTGGCTCATCAACCCGGGCATCCCCATCCCGGAAGAAGCGCGGGCGGTTCACCACATCAGCGACGACGACGTGAAAGACTCGCCGCGCTTTCACGAGATTGCGCACGAGATTGCCGCGGCGCTCGCCGGCTGCATTCCCGCGGCATACAACGCGGCCTTCGACCGCGCCTTCCTCGTCAACGAGTTCGGGCGCGCCGGGCATCAGCCGCAGGCCGACGCGAAGCCGTGCCCTGCACTGCGGCGCGACGTCGACTGGATCGATCCGCTGGTCTGGGCGCGTGAGATTCATCGCGAGGAAAAGTCGAAGGCCCTCGGCGAGGTCGCCCAGCGCCTTGGCGTAGCCTTGGAAAATGCGCACCGCGCGAACGACGACGCCGAGGCGGCACTTCGCGTTCTCTACCGGCTCGCCGCAGATGTGCGCGTTCCGCGGGCGTACGGCGCGGTGATGCAGGAGCAGCGGCGCCTCGCCTTGCTGCAGTCCGACGAACGGCGCTTCTGGAAGAATTAG
- a CDS encoding sigma-70 family RNA polymerase sigma factor yields the protein MKAVQPPEASALAPSFRSLFEAEFGFVCRSLRRLGVREADLQDVAQELFVTVHQRHAEYDPSRPLRTWLFSFSLRFAANYRRLSRVRGHVSDDVLERRGTSKNPNAEARDLVLRGLEALDFDRRTVIVMCDLEGFAAPEVAEQLGIPVNTVYSRLRLAREDFRRAVAALDTPQPAAVAQKAGGAR from the coding sequence ATGAAGGCAGTGCAACCCCCGGAGGCTTCGGCACTCGCTCCCTCGTTTCGGAGCCTGTTCGAGGCGGAGTTCGGCTTCGTATGCCGTTCACTCCGGAGGCTCGGTGTTCGCGAGGCCGATCTGCAGGACGTCGCCCAGGAGCTGTTCGTGACCGTCCACCAACGCCACGCCGAGTACGATCCCTCGCGGCCGCTGCGCACGTGGCTCTTTTCGTTCTCGCTGCGCTTCGCGGCCAACTACCGCCGCCTCTCGCGGGTGCGCGGCCATGTGTCCGACGACGTTCTCGAACGACGCGGCACCTCGAAGAACCCCAACGCCGAGGCGCGCGATCTGGTGCTGCGCGGGCTCGAGGCGCTCGACTTCGATCGACGCACGGTCATCGTCATGTGCGATCTCGAAGGCTTCGCCGCACCCGAGGTCGCCGAGCAACTCGGCATCCCGGTCAACACGGTCTATTCGCGTCTCCGGCTCGCACGCGAAGACTTCCGCCGCGCCGTTGCGGCGCTCGACACGCCGCAACCGGCTGCGGTCGCGCAAAAAGCAGGGGGTGCGCGATGA
- a CDS encoding tetratricopeptide repeat protein has product MRGILLFLLITHPVHAAPREGVKAAAERSVVVQSSPTPAQTARREPGRPVIRGTRVPEAMRAQLHAQMEARIDRNLAQIKSLREEAVRLLTTFVKESPRESLEMPEALLRLGELTWETERDAFIARFKTWETRPPDQRGAVPQPNYQVARDLFGRVLRDYPRYSDYDLALYVDGFLATEQGKSDEAVARFERILKEWPRSRFTPDAHMAKAESIFYGKYDYPAALAEYEQVLRFKDSDLYGLALFKSAWCYWRMGNSDEAARRFVSVFEVTDKRGKAATTAQRKQLDELQGEALKYLVEVFTEDERNTAADVHGFLTKIGGERFAGKVVRALAETFFDQAHYERSIEAYELLLKLEPTSREAGAWVLRIATCYAILEDYPKLRATYERALANYPAESAAIEKQLREHAVNLHGKAQRDKTSRAEFEGAAALYEVYLSRFATAPTAYQIHFYLGDIYFYHLDKNTNAATHYMFAAKKIPDAEAAREPLKTMRHDAIYNALAALERVRFAKSTGGAAQETEADKKFAEALDLYAQLYPNDPALPELFFRQGKLYYDQGNFNPAVKIWGALLERFPRSASAHDAGELILDSFNRSKDYENIETWARRLKAAPAFQDAQTQRKLDALIVQAGFKQGEQKVAAGDHAGAAKAYLRAAREFPRDPRAAQACVNAELAAQKAGDFATLKEAAVLVTGREYKDKPESPLGAWTAATTFQSMGLYSDAAEFDEVIANSNTREYPHYQRFEHAKDAAHNAVVLRAALGENDKAVANGNRFLNQYPTAAGSEEIVFLTAQAHQNAGRHREAAGLYQRYLAKSKNKDRRVQGYVLLALAQIQANEESGAEKSLKEAVTIGKRYRGELGPDGRYAAARARYLEGERILSRFDKIQIQGDTKQLSARLKEKAELLKQASTVFLDTVSLGVAEWTTAALYQIGHAYEAFAKALREAPVPPRLTGADKEAYSQKIEEFVVPMEERSIDSYENGWKKALELGIYNRWTAKMREALGRLNGELYPPLRETGLDVRTASPAPFPPLFESPRRGDK; this is encoded by the coding sequence ATGAGAGGTATTCTTCTCTTTCTTCTCATCACGCACCCCGTGCACGCCGCGCCGCGCGAAGGGGTGAAGGCGGCGGCCGAGCGGAGCGTGGTCGTTCAGAGCTCCCCCACCCCGGCGCAAACGGCCCGGAGGGAGCCGGGACGGCCTGTCATACGTGGGACGCGGGTGCCGGAGGCCATGCGGGCGCAATTGCACGCGCAAATGGAGGCGCGCATCGATCGCAACTTGGCGCAGATCAAATCGCTGCGCGAGGAGGCGGTGCGGCTTTTGACGACCTTCGTCAAGGAATCGCCGCGCGAGTCCTTGGAAATGCCCGAGGCGCTGCTACGGCTGGGCGAGCTCACCTGGGAAACCGAGCGCGATGCCTTCATTGCTCGGTTCAAAACCTGGGAAACGCGGCCGCCGGACCAACGCGGGGCCGTCCCACAACCGAATTACCAAGTCGCCCGCGACCTCTTCGGGCGCGTGCTGCGCGACTACCCTCGTTATTCGGATTACGATCTCGCCTTGTACGTCGACGGCTTCCTCGCCACCGAGCAAGGCAAATCCGACGAAGCCGTCGCACGCTTCGAGCGCATCCTCAAGGAATGGCCACGATCCCGATTTACGCCTGACGCCCACATGGCCAAGGCCGAATCCATCTTTTACGGGAAGTACGATTATCCCGCGGCCCTCGCCGAATACGAACAGGTCCTCCGCTTCAAGGACAGCGATCTGTACGGCCTCGCCCTCTTCAAGAGCGCGTGGTGCTACTGGCGTATGGGCAACAGCGACGAGGCGGCACGCCGGTTCGTCAGTGTTTTCGAGGTCACCGACAAGCGCGGAAAGGCCGCCACCACCGCACAGCGCAAGCAGCTCGACGAGCTGCAAGGCGAGGCCCTCAAGTACCTCGTCGAGGTCTTCACCGAGGACGAGCGCAACACCGCCGCCGACGTCCATGGGTTCCTCACGAAAATCGGCGGCGAGCGCTTCGCAGGCAAAGTCGTGCGTGCGCTGGCCGAGACCTTCTTCGACCAGGCCCACTACGAACGGAGCATCGAGGCCTACGAGCTTCTACTCAAGCTCGAGCCCACGAGCCGCGAGGCCGGCGCGTGGGTGCTTCGCATTGCCACCTGCTACGCGATCCTCGAAGATTACCCCAAGCTCCGCGCCACCTACGAGCGTGCTCTGGCCAACTACCCCGCGGAGTCGGCCGCCATCGAAAAGCAGCTTCGCGAACACGCCGTGAACCTTCACGGCAAAGCGCAACGCGATAAAACGAGCCGCGCCGAATTCGAAGGTGCCGCCGCACTTTACGAAGTGTACCTATCGCGTTTTGCCACGGCCCCGACGGCGTACCAGATTCATTTTTATCTGGGTGATATCTATTTTTATCACCTCGACAAAAACACCAACGCGGCCACGCATTACATGTTCGCGGCGAAAAAGATCCCGGATGCCGAGGCCGCGCGCGAGCCGCTGAAAACGATGCGCCACGATGCCATTTACAATGCGCTCGCGGCGCTCGAACGGGTGCGCTTTGCCAAGAGTACCGGCGGCGCGGCGCAAGAGACCGAGGCGGACAAGAAATTTGCCGAGGCGCTCGATCTCTATGCGCAGCTTTATCCCAACGATCCCGCGCTGCCCGAGCTCTTCTTTCGGCAGGGAAAACTCTATTACGATCAAGGCAATTTCAATCCGGCTGTGAAGATTTGGGGTGCGCTGCTGGAGCGCTTTCCGCGCAGTGCCTCGGCGCACGATGCGGGGGAGCTCATTTTGGATTCCTTCAATCGGTCGAAGGACTACGAAAACATCGAGACGTGGGCACGCCGTCTCAAAGCAGCACCCGCATTTCAGGATGCGCAAACACAGCGAAAGCTCGATGCGCTGATCGTGCAGGCCGGGTTCAAACAGGGCGAGCAAAAGGTCGCCGCCGGGGATCATGCGGGCGCCGCCAAGGCGTACCTTCGCGCGGCGCGGGAATTTCCACGTGATCCGCGCGCGGCGCAAGCTTGCGTCAATGCGGAGTTGGCCGCGCAGAAGGCGGGTGACTTCGCCACGTTGAAGGAAGCGGCGGTGCTGGTCACCGGGCGCGAATACAAGGACAAGCCCGAGTCACCGCTGGGCGCATGGACGGCGGCGACGACCTTTCAATCGATGGGACTCTATTCCGACGCGGCCGAGTTCGACGAGGTCATTGCCAACTCGAATACGCGCGAATATCCACATTATCAGCGGTTCGAGCACGCCAAAGACGCCGCCCACAATGCCGTCGTGCTCCGCGCGGCCCTGGGCGAAAATGACAAAGCCGTTGCCAATGGGAATCGCTTTTTGAATCAGTACCCGACGGCGGCAGGCTCCGAGGAAATCGTATTTCTCACGGCCCAGGCGCATCAAAATGCCGGGCGCCATCGCGAGGCGGCGGGGCTCTATCAAAGGTATTTGGCCAAATCGAAGAACAAGGACCGACGCGTTCAGGGCTATGTTCTCCTGGCGCTGGCGCAGATTCAGGCCAACGAGGAGAGCGGCGCGGAAAAGTCGCTGAAGGAGGCGGTCACCATCGGGAAACGGTACCGCGGCGAGCTCGGGCCTGACGGGCGCTATGCCGCGGCGCGCGCACGGTACCTCGAAGGGGAGCGCATTCTGAGCCGCTTCGACAAGATTCAAATTCAGGGCGATACGAAGCAGCTCTCCGCGCGGTTGAAGGAGAAAGCGGAGCTCTTGAAGCAAGCCTCGACGGTGTTTCTCGATACGGTATCTCTCGGCGTGGCGGAGTGGACGACGGCGGCGCTTTACCAAATTGGGCACGCGTACGAGGCCTTCGCCAAGGCCCTGCGCGAGGCGCCCGTGCCACCGCGCCTCACGGGAGCCGACAAAGAGGCGTACAGCCAGAAGATCGAAGAGTTCGTCGTGCCCATGGAGGAGCGAAGCATCGACAGCTACGAAAATGGCTGGAAGAAGGCGCTCGAATTGGGCATCTACAACCGGTGGACGGCGAAGATGCGCGAGGCGCTCGGCCGGCTGAATGGCGAATTGTATCCGCCGCTCCGGGAAACGGGGCTGGACGTGCGCACCGCCTCGCCGGCTCCATTTCCGCCGCTGTTCGAGAGTCCACGACGAGGTGACAAATGA
- a CDS encoding citrate synthase, producing the protein MSEKVELKVSDTVKFEAPIVVGSENEKAIDIANLRAKTGLVTIDPAFMNTASTKSAVTYLDGEQGILRYRGIPIEQLAEKSTFVETSYLLIYGHLPDKAELSRFSTLLTRHSLIHEDMKHFFDGFPSTAHPMAVLSSMVCSLSSYYPDALDVDNKDLIDITIARLLAKVRTIAAFAYKKSIGQPFVYPRNSLRYCANFLNMMFSVPAEPYEIDPEIEKVLNILLILHADHEQNCSTSTVRLVGSSKANLFASISAGICALWGPLHGGANQEVIQMLEAIQRDGGDVSKYVQMAKDKTSNFRLMGFGHRVYKNFDPRAKIIKQCADQVLAKKGHDPLLDIAKGLEEAALKDSYFVERKLYPNVDFYSGIIYRALGFPTNMFTVLFALGRLPGWIAHWKEMMDDPSTKIGRPRQIYTGPTLQNYVPLDQRK; encoded by the coding sequence GTGTCCGAGAAGGTCGAACTCAAGGTCAGCGACACAGTGAAGTTCGAAGCCCCCATCGTGGTGGGGAGTGAGAACGAGAAGGCGATCGATATCGCCAATCTGCGAGCCAAAACGGGACTCGTCACCATCGATCCCGCGTTCATGAACACGGCGTCGACGAAGAGCGCCGTCACGTATTTGGACGGCGAACAGGGAATATTACGCTACCGCGGCATCCCTATCGAACAGCTCGCTGAGAAGTCCACCTTCGTGGAAACCAGCTATTTGCTGATTTACGGGCACCTCCCCGACAAGGCAGAGCTGTCTCGCTTTTCTACGTTGCTCACCCGCCACTCCCTCATCCACGAGGACATGAAGCACTTCTTCGACGGCTTCCCGTCGACGGCGCACCCGATGGCGGTGCTCTCGTCGATGGTGTGCTCGCTGTCGAGCTACTACCCGGACGCGCTCGATGTCGACAACAAGGACCTGATCGACATCACCATCGCGCGCCTTTTGGCCAAGGTTCGCACGATTGCGGCGTTCGCCTACAAGAAGTCCATCGGCCAGCCGTTCGTCTATCCGAGGAATTCGCTGCGCTACTGCGCGAACTTCCTCAACATGATGTTCAGCGTCCCGGCCGAGCCCTACGAGATCGACCCCGAGATCGAGAAGGTGCTGAACATCCTTCTCATCCTGCACGCCGACCACGAGCAAAACTGTTCGACGTCGACGGTGCGCCTCGTCGGCAGCTCCAAGGCGAACCTGTTTGCCTCGATTTCCGCTGGAATTTGCGCCCTCTGGGGTCCGCTCCACGGCGGTGCGAACCAGGAAGTCATCCAGATGCTGGAAGCCATCCAGCGTGATGGCGGCGACGTGAGCAAATACGTCCAGATGGCCAAGGACAAGACGTCCAACTTCCGCCTCATGGGCTTCGGCCACCGCGTGTACAAGAACTTCGACCCGCGGGCGAAGATCATCAAGCAGTGCGCCGATCAAGTCCTCGCCAAGAAGGGCCACGATCCGCTGCTCGACATCGCCAAGGGCCTCGAGGAAGCGGCGCTCAAAGACAGCTACTTCGTCGAGCGCAAGCTGTACCCGAACGTCGACTTCTACTCGGGCATCATCTACCGCGCCCTCGGCTTCCCGACGAACATGTTCACCGTCCTCTTCGCCCTGGGCCGCCTCCCCGGCTGGATCGCCCACTGGAAGGAGATGATGGACGATCCGTCGACCAAGATCGGCCGCCCGCGCCAGATCTACACGGGTCCGACGTTGCAGAACTACGTCCCGCTCGATCAGCGTAAGTAG
- a CDS encoding threonylcarbamoyl-AMP synthase encodes MLLEISPDHPEPRKIRRAVEALEAGEVIAYPTDTVYGLGCDLMNKRAVEKLYSIKQMDASHKLAFVCPDLSEIARYAIVENQAYRILRHYLPGPYCFILDATREVPKLIQSKRKTVGIRVPNHEVIRAITRELGRPVISTTAQRDREDPHIDAREIRDTFHGLALVIDSGAGGMVPSTVIDLTKPRPEILREGAGSVEDFV; translated from the coding sequence ATGTTGCTCGAGATCAGCCCCGACCATCCCGAGCCGCGCAAGATCCGGCGTGCGGTCGAAGCCCTGGAGGCCGGCGAGGTCATCGCCTACCCGACGGACACCGTGTACGGCCTCGGGTGCGACTTGATGAACAAGCGCGCGGTGGAGAAGCTTTATTCCATCAAGCAAATGGATGCGTCGCACAAGCTTGCCTTCGTCTGTCCCGACCTGAGCGAGATTGCGCGCTACGCCATCGTGGAAAACCAGGCATACCGCATCCTGCGGCACTATTTGCCCGGGCCCTACTGTTTCATTTTGGACGCCACGCGCGAGGTGCCCAAGCTGATTCAATCGAAGCGAAAGACGGTGGGCATTCGCGTGCCGAACCACGAGGTCATTCGCGCGATCACCCGCGAGCTCGGGCGCCCGGTCATCTCCACCACCGCCCAGCGCGATAGGGAAGATCCGCACATCGACGCGCGGGAGATCCGCGATACATTTCACGGCCTGGCCTTGGTGATCGACTCGGGCGCCGGCGGAATGGTGCCCAGCACGGTCATCGACTTGACCAAGCCGCGGCCGGAGATTTTGCGCGAGGGTGCGGGCTCCGTCGAAGACTTCGTCTGA